Proteins co-encoded in one bacterium genomic window:
- a CDS encoding histidinol phosphate phosphatase domain-containing protein: MIDLHMHTFHSDGVLLPAELVRRAKVAGYQAMAITDHVDQSNIEELVPQMAAAAKALTMGYNMLVLAGVELTHVPPKQISGLIKAARSLGAEIIVVHGETPVEPVAAGTNRAAIMAGADIVAHPGLITLAEARLAKQKGVALELTSRGGHSLANGHVAKIALQAKCDLVINSDTHAPQDLHSKALLGKVVAGAGLPVSAVKVLQANALKICKRARQ, from the coding sequence ATGATAGATCTGCATATGCATACATTTCATTCGGATGGTGTTTTACTGCCGGCAGAGTTGGTCCGAAGGGCCAAGGTTGCCGGTTACCAAGCTATGGCGATAACAGACCACGTTGATCAGTCCAATATTGAAGAGTTGGTACCTCAGATGGCAGCGGCGGCCAAGGCACTTACGATGGGGTACAATATGTTAGTGCTTGCCGGGGTGGAACTGACGCATGTACCGCCAAAGCAAATTTCCGGACTCATTAAGGCGGCTCGGAGTCTGGGTGCGGAGATTATTGTGGTGCATGGCGAGACACCGGTTGAACCGGTGGCGGCGGGGACCAATCGGGCGGCCATTATGGCAGGCGCTGATATTGTGGCCCATCCAGGATTAATTACATTGGCTGAGGCGCGATTGGCGAAGCAAAAAGGTGTGGCATTGGAATTAACCTCGCGGGGAGGTCACTCGCTTGCCAATGGGCATGTGGCCAAGATTGCTTTGCAGGCAAAGTGTGATCTGGTAATCAATAGCGATACACATGCACCGCAGGATTTACACAGTAAGGCATTGCTGGGGAAAGTTGTTGCCGGTGCCGGCTTGCCGGTTTCCGCAGTAAAAGTTTTACAGGCCAACGCACTTAAAATTTGTAAACGCGCGCGTCAATGA
- a CDS encoding tetratricopeptide repeat protein produces the protein MAKKRYSHKQIRKSIKKDELRDLIDKSAVYVRSHTENILIAAILLIVVIVLVPLYFNNRQENERRAGSLLNRAVGYTLQPIADGMGDPNREVFRTLEEKYTKVRQTFTEISATYKNTRAARVAMLGEADATYYLKDYEKARDIYQAVLLQTKDFATQGTLKEKIAACYENLGKWEDALGIYQELVDGEPVYFNQRSVKMGMARCYSGLGRKAKAQEIYFSEKENDPGSYWSEVARQKLSMEAAAGK, from the coding sequence ATGGCCAAAAAACGTTATTCGCACAAACAGATACGCAAGAGCATCAAAAAAGATGAACTGCGGGACTTGATTGATAAAAGCGCGGTGTATGTTCGCAGTCATACGGAAAATATTTTAATTGCGGCAATTCTTTTAATTGTAGTGATTGTTCTGGTTCCGCTTTATTTTAATAATCGCCAGGAGAATGAACGCCGTGCCGGCAGTTTGTTGAATCGGGCGGTGGGTTACACTCTACAGCCGATTGCTGACGGGATGGGTGATCCCAACCGCGAAGTTTTTCGCACACTTGAGGAGAAGTACACAAAAGTCCGGCAAACCTTCACGGAAATATCAGCGACCTATAAAAATACCCGTGCCGCCCGCGTGGCCATGCTGGGTGAAGCGGATGCGACCTATTATTTAAAGGACTATGAAAAGGCGCGGGATATTTATCAGGCGGTCTTGCTGCAAACCAAGGATTTTGCAACGCAAGGGACGCTGAAAGAAAAAATCGCGGCCTGTTATGAAAATCTTGGCAAGTGGGAAGATGCTCTGGGGATTTATCAGGAGCTGGTTGACGGTGAACCTGTCTATTTTAATCAACGGTCGGTGAAAATGGGTATGGCTCGCTGTTACAGCGGCCTGGGCCGGAAAGCCAAGGCCCAAGAAATATATTTTTCTGAAAAAGAAAATGATCCGGGCAGCTATTGGTCGGAGGTTGCCAGGCAGAAATTGAGCATGGAGGCCGCAGCAGGGAAATAA
- a CDS encoding four helix bundle protein has protein sequence MPFLFENLVVYQKAIAFSIAVSKLTDTFPRGNYYLTDQLDRAALSIPTNLAEGNGRWHPNDRRQFFWIARSSALECVPIIEVGFQKGLITEEMYKRFRNDLDEIGKMITGLVKGIENKKG, from the coding sequence ATGCCCTTTCTCTTTGAAAATCTCGTCGTCTATCAAAAAGCCATCGCTTTTTCCATTGCTGTTTCCAAACTCACGGACACTTTCCCGCGCGGTAATTATTACCTTACTGACCAGTTGGATCGTGCCGCACTTTCTATTCCGACGAATCTTGCAGAAGGCAACGGACGTTGGCATCCGAACGACCGGCGCCAGTTTTTTTGGATCGCCCGCAGCTCAGCGCTGGAATGTGTTCCGATTATTGAAGTGGGTTTTCAGAAAGGATTGATAACAGAAGAAATGTATAAACGGTTCCGAAATGATTTGGATGAAATAGGAAAGATGATAACCGGACTTGTAAAAGGAATTGAAAATAAAAAAGGTTAA
- a CDS encoding amidohydrolase family protein — protein sequence MSPVIDFHVHVYPDNLAAQVISELTQSCGFQACFDGTVSGLKAMMRGCGVTQSVIQPVATKVSQVRPINQWSSHLNRESGIRAFGSLHPEMDTQAVKTEVAFIKENHLPGVKMHPEYQNFHPDEDRMEKIYCALEQAKCMLLLHAGMDLGFHPPVKATPERIFQVLKSFPGLTVIAAHLGGYGLWDQVMKYLVNQNVWLDTAYCFGKTPLPEAYEIIQAHGCDKILFGSDAPWGDQGQHVQHLESLPLSEMEKQRIFFGNAAVLLEKIK from the coding sequence ATGTCCCCAGTCATAGATTTTCATGTACATGTTTATCCCGATAACTTGGCTGCGCAGGTGATTTCAGAACTGACACAGTCGTGCGGTTTTCAGGCATGTTTTGACGGGACCGTGTCCGGGCTTAAAGCAATGATGCGAGGGTGTGGTGTCACGCAGTCTGTTATCCAACCGGTTGCCACCAAAGTGTCGCAGGTGCGCCCGATCAATCAATGGAGTTCCCACTTAAACCGGGAATCAGGTATCCGGGCGTTTGGTTCGCTGCACCCGGAGATGGACACGCAGGCAGTGAAAACGGAAGTTGCATTTATAAAAGAAAACCATCTGCCGGGCGTCAAGATGCATCCGGAATATCAGAATTTTCATCCGGATGAGGATCGGATGGAAAAAATATACTGTGCTTTGGAGCAGGCGAAATGCATGCTGCTTTTGCATGCCGGCATGGATTTGGGATTTCATCCGCCGGTCAAGGCGACACCGGAAAGGATTTTTCAGGTACTTAAAAGTTTCCCGGGATTAACCGTTATTGCTGCGCATTTGGGCGGCTATGGTTTGTGGGATCAGGTTATGAAATATTTAGTGAACCAAAACGTTTGGCTTGATACGGCCTATTGTTTTGGGAAAACACCCTTGCCGGAAGCCTATGAGATCATCCAGGCGCATGGGTGTGATAAAATTTTGTTTGGCTCTGATGCACCTTGGGGTGATCAAGGCCAACATGTTCAGCACCTGGAGTCTTTGCCATTATCAGAGATGGAAAAACAGCGGATTTTTTTCGGCAATGCAGCCGTATTGCTGGAAAAAATTAAATAA
- a CDS encoding cyclic nucleotide-binding domain-containing protein, with protein sequence MRNLDTIRNIEIFSELSDTELASVVRRAQQKEYKAEGVIVRENASGGMMHVILEGRVEVRKKMPNGPDKPLAVLNEGAVFGEMSLFDGHPYSASVVATENTSTLTIFKNEFMALAEEQPALGLKVTINLINTLSTRLRKTNDNLVTFATLRSSGS encoded by the coding sequence ATGCGTAATTTAGATACTATTAGAAATATCGAGATTTTTAGTGAACTATCTGACACCGAGTTGGCCAGTGTGGTGAGACGGGCGCAACAAAAAGAATATAAAGCAGAAGGTGTGATTGTTCGGGAGAATGCATCCGGCGGGATGATGCATGTCATTTTAGAAGGACGCGTTGAAGTTCGAAAAAAAATGCCCAATGGCCCGGACAAGCCATTGGCAGTGCTCAATGAAGGCGCCGTTTTTGGGGAGATGTCTCTATTTGACGGCCATCCGTATTCCGCCAGTGTGGTGGCCACTGAAAACACATCAACATTAACCATTTTTAAAAATGAATTTATGGCGCTCGCAGAGGAACAACCGGCCTTAGGACTCAAAGTGACCATTAATTTGATCAATACGCTTTCTACGCGATTGAGAAAAACCAATGACAATCTGGTAACTTTTGCGACCTTGCGTTCCAGCGGCAGCTGA
- the ilvD gene encoding dihydroxy-acid dehydratase produces MRSDVMKKGVAKSPHRSLFKAIGYTDEELQKPIIGIANSFNEIIPGHIHLKTLVEAVKTGIRMAGGTPMEFNTIGICDGIAMNHEGMKYSLVSREIIADSVEATAMGTPFDGLVLMPNCDKIIPGMMMAAARLDIPAVLVSGGPMLPGEYKGKRIDLIKGPFEGMAQAHAGKISEKEFLAMEDAACPTCGSCAGLFTANTMNCMAEALGIALPGNGSTPAISSERIRLAKLAGKKIMDVVRKKMIPSKLLTMNAFRNAIAVDVAMGGSTNTVLHLPAIAHEVGIELDLEIFNEISKKTPHLCNVSPGGDHFMVDIHRAGGVPAVMKVLAGKGLIHTKLPTVSGRTVAENLKDVFVLDTDVIRPFTKPYHKTGGLAILRGNIAPEGGVVKQSAVAPEMLHSISRARVFESEETAFKAIMNGEIRKRDVVVIRYEGPKGGPGMREMLSPTSSIAGMGLDKHVALITDGRFSGGTRGAAIGHISPEAASGGPIGIIRENDKLEIDIPKKKIHLMISDTEFEKRMAAFRPRPSKKHKGVLGRYARLVTSGSTGAVLK; encoded by the coding sequence ATGCGAAGTGATGTTATGAAAAAGGGTGTAGCTAAATCGCCGCACCGGTCCTTGTTTAAAGCCATTGGTTATACAGATGAAGAGTTGCAAAAACCGATTATCGGGATTGCAAATTCTTTTAATGAAATTATTCCGGGCCACATCCATTTGAAGACATTGGTTGAAGCGGTTAAAACCGGGATTCGTATGGCCGGCGGAACGCCCATGGAATTTAATACCATCGGCATTTGTGACGGCATTGCCATGAACCATGAGGGCATGAAGTACTCCTTGGTTTCTCGTGAAATCATTGCCGATTCGGTAGAAGCTACAGCGATGGGAACGCCATTTGATGGACTGGTGCTCATGCCCAATTGTGATAAAATTATTCCGGGGATGATGATGGCGGCGGCGCGTTTGGATATTCCTGCAGTTTTGGTCTCCGGGGGACCTATGTTGCCCGGAGAATACAAGGGTAAAAGAATTGATTTGATTAAAGGACCGTTTGAAGGCATGGCCCAGGCCCATGCCGGTAAGATTTCGGAAAAAGAATTTTTAGCCATGGAGGATGCTGCGTGTCCGACCTGCGGTTCCTGCGCAGGATTGTTTACCGCCAATACGATGAATTGCATGGCGGAAGCACTCGGGATTGCACTGCCCGGCAATGGTTCAACACCGGCGATTTCTTCGGAAAGAATACGCCTGGCAAAGCTGGCTGGGAAAAAAATAATGGATGTTGTACGAAAAAAAATGATACCCAGTAAGTTATTGACGATGAATGCGTTTCGCAATGCGATTGCCGTGGATGTGGCGATGGGCGGTTCCACCAATACTGTCCTGCATTTGCCGGCGATTGCGCATGAAGTCGGCATTGAGCTTGATCTGGAAATATTTAATGAAATTTCGAAAAAAACACCGCATCTATGTAATGTCAGCCCCGGCGGGGACCATTTTATGGTGGATATTCACCGCGCCGGTGGTGTTCCGGCAGTGATGAAAGTACTGGCCGGCAAGGGTTTGATTCATACCAAACTACCCACTGTTTCCGGCCGGACCGTGGCGGAGAATTTAAAGGATGTGTTTGTTTTGGATACGGACGTGATCCGGCCGTTCACCAAGCCGTATCACAAAACTGGCGGCTTGGCGATTCTTCGCGGCAATATTGCACCGGAAGGCGGTGTGGTCAAACAATCAGCCGTGGCGCCTGAAATGCTTCATTCCATTAGCCGGGCGCGGGTATTTGAAAGTGAAGAAACCGCCTTCAAAGCGATTATGAATGGGGAAATCCGTAAACGCGATGTCGTGGTGATCCGCTATGAAGGTCCTAAGGGCGGCCCGGGGATGCGCGAAATGCTTTCGCCCACCAGTTCGATTGCAGGGATGGGATTGGATAAACATGTTGCGCTGATTACGGATGGTCGTTTTTCCGGTGGGACACGCGGGGCTGCGATTGGTCATATTTCGCCGGAAGCGGCTTCCGGTGGACCGATTGGTATTATTCGGGAAAATGATAAACTTGAGATTGATATTCCGAAAAAGAAAATTCATCTTATGATTTCGGATACGGAATTTGAAAAAAGAATGGCGGCGTTTCGACCTCGGCCGTCGAAAAAACACAAGGGGGTGTTGGGGCGTTACGCCCGGCTTGTAACCTCCGGGAGCACCGGCGCAGTATTGAAATAA
- the ilvB gene encoding biosynthetic-type acetolactate synthase large subunit produces the protein MSKEMTGAEIFVESLRRHKVGALFGYPGGVLLPIFDALYSSDLRVILPRHEQGAAHMADGYARATGEVGVCLATSGPGATNLVTGIATAHMDSIPMVVFTGQVASPLIGNDAFQEVDITGITRPITKHNFLIKDVKDIARTIAEAFYIAATGRPGPVLVDIPKDITTASCIPDFEAKVDIRSYRPNLTPHANQIKKAAVLIEEAKRPMIYAGGGVLLANAAEELKILAEKTDTPVTLTLMGLGAFPGTHDQFIGMLGMHGTRTANYAIQQSDLIIAVGARFDDRVTGRVDHFAPNARIIHVDVDPASISKVISVDVPIVGDAKVSLQALIKEVKSRKNDDWWKQVNEWMEKYPLTYDKKTTELKPQQVIETLYQLKGTDLFVATDVGQHQMWAAQFYKFDRPRQWASSGGLGTMGYGFPAAIGAQMGLPGKPVAVITGDGSFQMNLQELATAVINKLPVKIILLNNGFLGMVRQWQELFHGKRYSSTPIQNSVDFVKLAEAFGAVGLRVTETAKIEETLKQAFATEGPVLVDFHVSPEENVWPMVPAGAPIHEMIGELA, from the coding sequence ATGAGTAAGGAAATGACAGGAGCGGAAATATTTGTTGAGAGTTTGCGCCGCCACAAGGTGGGCGCACTTTTTGGATATCCGGGAGGTGTGCTGCTTCCGATTTTTGATGCGCTGTATAGTTCGGATTTGCGGGTGATCCTGCCGCGGCATGAACAAGGTGCGGCGCATATGGCGGACGGATACGCCCGCGCGACAGGTGAGGTGGGTGTATGTCTGGCAACATCAGGTCCAGGGGCGACTAATTTAGTGACCGGGATTGCAACCGCACATATGGATTCCATCCCGATGGTGGTTTTCACCGGACAGGTGGCATCTCCGCTGATCGGCAATGATGCTTTTCAGGAAGTGGATATCACAGGAATTACCCGTCCGATCACCAAGCACAATTTTTTAATCAAGGATGTAAAAGATATTGCCCGAACCATTGCCGAGGCATTTTATATTGCAGCGACAGGCCGTCCGGGTCCGGTGTTGGTTGATATACCCAAGGACATTACCACGGCAAGTTGTATTCCTGACTTTGAAGCCAAAGTGGATATTCGGAGCTACCGGCCTAATTTGACCCCGCATGCCAATCAGATTAAAAAGGCGGCGGTGCTCATTGAGGAAGCCAAGCGGCCGATGATTTATGCCGGCGGCGGTGTGCTGTTGGCCAATGCTGCGGAAGAACTGAAAATTTTGGCTGAAAAAACAGATACACCAGTGACATTGACCTTGATGGGTTTGGGCGCTTTCCCCGGAACTCATGATCAATTTATCGGCATGCTGGGGATGCACGGTACGCGGACGGCAAACTACGCCATTCAGCAAAGTGACTTGATTATCGCTGTGGGTGCGCGTTTCGATGACCGGGTGACCGGCCGGGTTGATCATTTTGCACCCAACGCCCGGATTATTCATGTGGATGTGGATCCGGCAAGTATTTCCAAAGTGATTAGCGTGGATGTTCCCATTGTGGGTGATGCCAAGGTGTCGTTGCAGGCATTAATCAAGGAAGTTAAATCCCGCAAAAATGATGATTGGTGGAAGCAAGTGAATGAATGGATGGAAAAATATCCGCTGACATATGATAAAAAAACCACTGAGTTAAAACCGCAGCAGGTCATAGAGACCCTCTATCAGCTCAAGGGGACTGATTTGTTTGTAGCCACGGATGTGGGGCAGCATCAGATGTGGGCGGCGCAATTTTATAAATTTGACCGTCCCCGGCAATGGGCGTCATCCGGTGGGTTGGGAACGATGGGATACGGTTTCCCGGCAGCCATCGGCGCTCAAATGGGACTGCCGGGTAAACCAGTGGCAGTTATCACGGGTGACGGCAGTTTTCAGATGAATCTTCAGGAATTGGCCACTGCGGTGATTAATAAATTACCGGTCAAAATTATTTTGTTGAACAACGGTTTTTTAGGAATGGTGCGGCAGTGGCAGGAGCTTTTTCATGGCAAGCGCTATTCATCGACGCCAATTCAGAATTCGGTTGATTTCGTTAAATTGGCAGAGGCCTTTGGCGCAGTTGGATTACGTGTAACTGAAACCGCCAAGATAGAGGAAACCCTCAAACAGGCGTTTGCAACCGAAGGACCGGTTTTGGTTGATTTTCATGTGTCGCCGGAAGAAAATGTTTGGCCGATGGTCCCGGCTGGAGCTCCTATACATGAGATGATAGGCGAACTGGCATGA
- the ilvN gene encoding acetolactate synthase small subunit: MRHTLSVLVENKPGVLARVAGLFSGRGFNITSLTVGETEDDTISRMTIVVTGDDAILEQITKQLNKLVDVIKVYDYTAEAHLERELALIKVQAEVQQRSEVTQLTEIFRAKIVDVSDRAYILEITGTADKVNAFIELLQPFGIREIIRTGTVATARGNKKRK, encoded by the coding sequence ATGAGACATACATTATCTGTTTTAGTAGAGAATAAACCCGGTGTGCTGGCACGCGTGGCTGGATTGTTTTCCGGGCGTGGCTTTAACATTACCAGTCTGACGGTAGGAGAAACCGAGGATGACACAATCTCGCGTATGACTATTGTGGTGACGGGTGATGATGCTATTTTGGAACAGATCACCAAACAGTTGAATAAGTTGGTGGATGTGATCAAGGTATATGATTATACTGCTGAGGCCCACTTGGAGCGGGAACTGGCATTGATCAAAGTACAGGCCGAAGTTCAGCAGCGCTCGGAAGTGACACAATTGACCGAGATTTTTCGTGCGAAAATTGTGGATGTTTCGGATCGTGCCTATATTTTGGAAATTACCGGAACAGCCGATAAAGTAAATGCGTTTATTGAGTTGCTCCAGCCTTTTGGTATTCGGGAAATTATTCGGACCGGAACCGTGGCGACTGCCCGGGGAAACAAGAAAAGGAAATAA
- the ilvC gene encoding ketol-acid reductoisomerase: MAKMYFEKDADLKALKGKTVAILGYGSQGHAHALNLKDSKVNVVVGELKDSNAWKVAEKSGLKVMSADQACKAADIMMILVPDPLQAMVYETAVAPNLKKGNAIAFAHGFNIHYSQIVPPTNVDVFMVAPKGPGHMVRRVFTEGGGVPGLVAVEQNASGNAMQIALAYAKGVGCTRGGVMETTFRDETETDLFGEQVVLCGGLTELVKAGYETLVDAGYQPENAYYECLHELKLIIDLMYEGGIAGMRYSISETAKYGDITRGKRIITDDTRLEMKKILKEIQSGEFAREWILENKAGCPVYNAVLKQEAEHPIEVVGKKLRSMMGWMSKK; encoded by the coding sequence ATGGCGAAGATGTATTTTGAGAAGGATGCTGATTTGAAAGCATTGAAGGGCAAGACGGTTGCAATTCTCGGCTACGGCAGTCAGGGTCATGCCCATGCTTTGAATTTGAAAGATTCAAAGGTGAATGTTGTGGTCGGTGAGTTGAAAGATTCCAATGCCTGGAAAGTTGCGGAAAAAAGCGGTTTGAAAGTGATGAGCGCTGATCAGGCTTGTAAGGCCGCCGATATCATGATGATTTTAGTACCGGATCCATTGCAAGCCATGGTCTATGAGACTGCGGTGGCACCCAATTTGAAAAAAGGCAACGCCATTGCGTTTGCACATGGTTTTAATATTCATTACAGTCAAATCGTGCCGCCGACCAATGTTGACGTTTTTATGGTGGCGCCCAAAGGTCCGGGTCATATGGTGCGTCGCGTGTTTACTGAAGGCGGGGGTGTCCCCGGTTTGGTTGCGGTTGAGCAGAACGCCAGCGGGAATGCCATGCAGATTGCTTTGGCCTATGCCAAAGGCGTGGGGTGTACCCGCGGCGGTGTCATGGAAACCACCTTCCGGGATGAGACTGAGACCGATCTTTTTGGTGAACAGGTTGTGCTTTGCGGTGGATTGACTGAATTGGTCAAGGCCGGTTATGAGACCTTGGTGGATGCCGGTTATCAGCCGGAAAATGCTTATTATGAATGTTTGCATGAACTCAAGTTGATCATCGATCTGATGTATGAAGGTGGTATTGCCGGGATGCGTTATAGTATTTCTGAAACTGCGAAATACGGCGACATTACCCGGGGCAAGCGAATTATCACAGACGATACCCGCCTGGAGATGAAAAAAATCCTGAAAGAGATCCAGAGCGGAGAATTTGCCCGTGAGTGGATTTTGGAAAATAAGGCCGGATGCCCGGTTTACAATGCGGTTTTGAAGCAAGAAGCCGAACACCCCATTGAAGTGGTCGGTAAAAAATTGCGGAGCATGATGGGGTGGATGTCAAAGAAGTAA